A DNA window from Hydrogenophaga taeniospiralis contains the following coding sequences:
- a CDS encoding SPW repeat protein produces the protein MKPLKHWTDAVNAVLGVWLVVSPWLMGYQDSSAAMWNAVIVGMALVAAALGAIFVPRAWEEWTEGGLAVWLVASPWLLGFAAMEAAMLTAVVTGVVIFALALWTLTTDSEYNDWWHKATGH, from the coding sequence ATGAAACCCCTGAAACACTGGACCGACGCGGTCAACGCCGTCCTCGGCGTCTGGCTGGTGGTATCGCCCTGGCTGATGGGCTACCAGGACAGCTCCGCGGCCATGTGGAACGCGGTCATCGTCGGGATGGCTCTCGTCGCCGCTGCGCTGGGCGCGATCTTCGTGCCACGGGCCTGGGAAGAATGGACCGAGGGTGGTCTGGCGGTGTGGCTGGTCGCATCGCCCTGGCTGCTGGGGTTCGCCGCCATGGAAGCCGCCATGCTCACGGCGGTGGTCACGGGCGTGGTGATCTTCGCGCTGGCGCTCTGGACCCTGACGACCGACAGCGAATACAACGACTGGTGGCACAAGGCCACCGGGCACTGA